The proteins below come from a single Arthrobacter crystallopoietes genomic window:
- a CDS encoding PDR/VanB family oxidoreductase yields the protein MAATNIEVWQQATVVEARAIATDIQRIVLEPSLPKKAEPGSHVDLKVMIDGEQDKRSYSVVESSEDGRRLVISVMKAPQSRGGSLFMHTLKPGDILEITQPLQNFPLRVGAGRYILLAGGIGITAMINMARVLKNLKANYTFVYAGRNRAAMAYLTELQELHGDNLVVHVDDEGTSLKVDELVASADMDTELYMCGPIRLMDVVRRAWTERELNLPNLRYETFGNSGWYDPEEFIVRIPRLGVEAKVGQGRSMLETLEDAGVDMMFDCRKGECGLCEVRILELDGAVDHRDVFYSERQQHAAAKMCCCVSRAVTSKTGAKSDADPRRGPAVVTIEVS from the coding sequence ATGGCAGCAACCAACATCGAGGTCTGGCAGCAGGCAACCGTGGTCGAGGCCCGGGCCATCGCCACCGACATCCAGCGCATTGTCCTGGAGCCCTCCCTGCCGAAGAAGGCGGAGCCGGGCTCGCACGTGGACCTGAAGGTCATGATCGATGGCGAACAGGACAAGCGTTCCTACTCCGTTGTCGAGTCCAGCGAGGACGGCAGACGCCTGGTCATCAGCGTGATGAAGGCCCCGCAGTCCCGCGGGGGTTCGCTCTTCATGCACACGCTCAAGCCCGGGGACATCCTGGAGATCACCCAGCCGCTGCAGAACTTCCCGCTCCGTGTGGGCGCCGGCCGCTACATCCTGCTGGCCGGTGGCATCGGCATCACGGCAATGATCAACATGGCGCGCGTGCTGAAGAACCTGAAGGCCAACTACACCTTTGTCTACGCCGGGCGGAACCGCGCAGCGATGGCATACCTGACCGAACTGCAGGAACTGCACGGCGACAACCTGGTAGTCCACGTCGATGACGAAGGCACCTCGCTGAAGGTGGACGAACTGGTCGCCTCGGCGGACATGGACACCGAGCTCTACATGTGCGGTCCCATCCGCCTGATGGACGTGGTCCGCCGCGCCTGGACCGAGCGGGAGCTGAACCTGCCGAACCTGCGCTACGAGACTTTCGGCAACTCCGGCTGGTACGACCCGGAAGAGTTCATCGTCCGGATCCCGCGGCTCGGCGTCGAGGCCAAGGTCGGCCAGGGCCGCTCCATGCTGGAGACCTTGGAGGACGCCGGCGTGGACATGATGTTCGACTGCCGCAAGGGGGAATGCGGTTTGTGCGAGGTGAGGATCCTGGAACTCGACGGCGCCGTGGACCACCGCGATGTGTTCTACTCCGAACGCCAGCAGCACGCCGCGGCAAAGATGTGCTGCTGCGTCTCCCGCGCCGTCACCTCCAAGACCGGAGCCAAATCGGACGCCGACCCGCGCCGGGGTCCGGCAGTCGTGACCATCGAAGTCTCCTGA
- a CDS encoding aromatic ring-hydroxylating dioxygenase subunit alpha — translation MTAVQSTSSTTNKVLGHPLNAWYVAAWDHEVTRKPMSRRIANRPLALYRTEDGKAVALADACWHRLAPLSMGKTMGKDGIQCPYHGIVYNSAGRCVSMPAQETINPSATVPSFPVVERYRYVWVWLGDPTKADPDLVPDMHQMSSEEWAGDGETIHADCNYQLVLDNLMDLTHEEFVHSSSIGQEELSESDFVVTHDGSTVTVSRWMHNIDAPPFWLKNMRDKFPGFEGKVDRWQIINFQAPSTINIDVGVAKAGTGAPEGDRSQGVNGFVMNTITPETDRSCHYFWAFMRNYRLESQLITTQLRNGVHGVFGEDEEMLKAQQAAIDANPDYEFYNLNIDAGGMWVRRLIERMLEAEGRLVPTA, via the coding sequence GTGACCGCAGTGCAGTCCACCAGTTCCACGACCAACAAGGTCCTGGGCCATCCCCTGAACGCCTGGTACGTCGCGGCCTGGGACCACGAAGTAACCCGCAAGCCCATGTCCCGCCGCATCGCGAACCGTCCGCTTGCGCTGTACCGCACCGAGGACGGCAAGGCTGTTGCCCTGGCGGATGCCTGCTGGCACCGCCTGGCCCCGCTGTCCATGGGCAAGACCATGGGCAAGGACGGGATCCAGTGCCCGTACCACGGCATCGTCTACAACTCGGCCGGCCGCTGCGTGTCCATGCCGGCGCAGGAAACCATCAACCCCAGCGCCACCGTACCCTCCTTCCCGGTGGTCGAGCGCTACCGCTATGTCTGGGTCTGGCTGGGCGATCCCACTAAGGCAGATCCGGACTTGGTGCCGGATATGCATCAGATGTCCTCCGAAGAGTGGGCCGGCGACGGCGAAACCATCCACGCCGACTGCAACTACCAGTTGGTGCTGGACAACCTCATGGACCTGACGCACGAGGAATTTGTGCACTCGTCCTCGATCGGCCAGGAAGAGCTCAGCGAATCCGACTTCGTGGTCACCCACGACGGCAGCACCGTCACGGTCTCCCGCTGGATGCACAACATCGATGCGCCGCCGTTCTGGCTGAAGAACATGCGGGACAAGTTCCCCGGGTTCGAAGGCAAGGTGGACCGCTGGCAGATCATCAACTTCCAGGCCCCCTCGACCATCAACATCGACGTCGGCGTGGCCAAGGCCGGCACCGGTGCCCCGGAAGGCGACCGCAGCCAGGGTGTCAACGGCTTTGTCATGAACACCATCACCCCGGAGACAGACCGCTCCTGCCACTACTTTTGGGCATTCATGCGCAACTACCGGCTTGAGAGCCAGCTGATCACCACCCAGTTGCGCAATGGCGTGCACGGAGTGTTCGGCGAAGACGAGGAAATGCTCAAGGCCCAGCAGGCGGCCATTGATGCCAACCCGGACTACGAGTTCTACAACCTCAACATCGACGCCGGCGGCATGTGGGTGCGCCGCCTGATCGAACGCATGCTCGAAGCCGAAGGACGCCTGGTCCCCACCGCGTAG